A window from Limanda limanda chromosome 14, fLimLim1.1, whole genome shotgun sequence encodes these proteins:
- the LOC133018886 gene encoding myosin heavy chain, fast skeletal muscle-like isoform X2, whose amino-acid sequence MSTDAEMALYGKAAIYLRKPERERIEAQNAPFDAKTACYVADAKELYLKGTIMKKDGGKVTVKLLLDQEEKVYKEEDVHPMNPPKYDKIEDMAMMTHLNEASVLYNLKERYAAWMIYTYSGLFCATVNPYKWLPVYDPEVVSAYRGKKRMEAPPHIFSVSDNAYQFMLCDRENQSVLITGESGAGKTVNTKRVIQYFATIAVAGGDKKNQGEKKYQGSLEDQIIAANPLLEAYGNAKTVRNDNSSRFGKFIRIHFGTTGKLASADIETYLLEKSRVTYQLSAERGYHIFYQMMTDHIPGIIEMALISTNPYDFPLISMGQITVASIDDKVEVEATDNAIDILGFTAEEKMAIYKMTGAVLHHGNMKFKQKQREEQAEPDGTEDADKVAYLLGLNSADMLKGLCYPRVKVGNEFVTKGQTVPQANNSVTALAKSIYERMFLWMVIRINQMLDTKQQRNYYIGVLDIAGFEIFDFNTLEQLCINFTNEKLQQFFNHTMFVLEQEEYKKEGIIWEFIDFGMDLAACIELIERPMGIFSILEEECMFPKADDTSFKNKLYDQHLGKNKAFEKPKPAKGKADAHFALVHYAGTVDYNISGWLDKNKDPLNESVLQLYQKSSVKLLALLYPPVVEEATKKGGKKKGGSMQTVSSQFRENLGKLMTNLRSTHPHFVRCLIPNETKVPGLMENFLVIHQLRCNGVLEGIRICRKGFPSRIQYGDFKQRYKVLNASVIPEGQFIDNKKASEKLLGSIDVNHDEYRFGHTKVFFKAGLLGTLEEMRDEKLAALVTMTQALCRAYLMRKEFVKMTATREAVYTVQYNVRSFMNVKHWPWMKVYYKIKPLLKTAETEKELSLMKENYEKMTTDLATALAKKKELEEKMVSLLQEKNDLQLQVASEGDNLSDAEERCEGLIKSKIQLEAKLKETTERLEDEEEMNSELTAKKRKLEDECSELKKDIDDLELTLAKVEKEKHATENKVKNLTEEMASQDESIAKLSKEKKALQEAHQQTLDDLQAEEDKVNTLTKAKTKLEQQVDDLEGSLEQEKKLRMDLERAKRKLEGDLKLAQESIMDLENDKQQSDEKLKKKDFEISQLLSKIEDEQSMGSQLQKKIKELQARTEELEEEIEAERAARAKVEKQRADLSRELEEISERLEEAGGATAAQIEMSKKREAEFQKLRRDLEESTLQHEATASALRKKQADSVAELGEQIDNLQRVKQKLEKEKSEYKMEIDDLSSNMEAVAKAKGNLEKMCRTLEDQFSELKTKNDETVRQANDLGAQKARLMTENGEFGRQIEEKEALVSQLTRGKQAYTQQIEELKRQIEEEVKAKNALAHGLQSARHDCDLLREQFEEEQEAKAELQRGMSKANSEVAQWRTKYETDAIQRTEELEESKKKLAQRLQEAEEQIEAVNSKCASLEKTKQRLQSEVEDLMIDVERANGLAANLDKKQRNFDKVLADWKQKYEEGQSELEGALKEARSLGTELFKMKNSYEEALDQLETMKRENKNLQQEISDLTEQIGETGKSIHELEKSKKQVETEKSEIQTALEEAEGTLEHEESKILRVQLELNQIKGEVDRKLAEKDEEMEQIKRNSQRVTDSMQSTLDSEVRSRNDALRIKKKMEGDLNEMEIQLSHANRQSAESQKQLRNVQAQLKDAQLHLDDAVRAAEDLKEQAAMVDRRNGLMVAEIEELRVALEQTERGRKVAEQELVDASERVGLLHSQNTSLLNTKKKLEADLVQVQSEVDDTVQEARNAEDKAKKAITDAAMMAEELKKEQDTSSHLERMKKNLEVAVKDLQHRLDEAENLAMKGGKKQLQKLESRVRELESEIDAEQRRGADAVKGVRKYERRVKELTYQTEEDKKNVSRLQDLVDKLQLKVKAYKRQSEEAEEQANVHLSKCRKVQHELEEAEERADIAESQVNKLRAKTRDSGKGKEVAE is encoded by the exons ATGAGTACGGACGCAGAAATGGCCTTATACGGCAAAGCAGCCATTTACCTGCGTaagccagagagggagagaattgaGGCTCAAAACGCACCTTTTGATGCCAAGACTGCCTGCTATGTGGCCGATGCCAAAGAGCTGTACTTGAAGGGAACAATCATGAAGAAGGATGGTGGCAAAGTCACCGTCAAACTCCTGCTGGACCAGGAG GAGAAGGTATATAAAGAAGAAGACGTCCATCCAATGAACCCTCCCAAGTACGACAAAATTGAGGACATGGCCATGATGACCCATCTCAACGAAGCCTCTGTCCTGTATAACCTCAAGGAGCGTTATGCAGCATGGATGATCTAC ACCTACTCTGGGTTGTTCTGTGCCACTGTTAACCCTTACAAATGGCTCCCAGTGTACGATCCTGAAGTTGTAAGTGCCTACAGAGGCAAGAAGCGTATGGAGGCTCCACCCCATATCTTCTCCGTCTCTGACAACGCTTATCAGTTCATGCTATGTG ATAGGGAGAACCAGTCTGTCTTGATCAC TGGAGAATCTGGTGCTGGAAAGACTGTGAACACGAAACGTGTAATCCAGTACTTCGCCACAATCGCAGTGGCAGGAGGAGACAAAAAGAATCAGGGCGAAAAAAAGTATCAG GGGTCACTGGAGGATCAGATTATTGCAGCCAATCCCCTGCTGGAGGCCTACGGTAATGCCAAAACTGTGAGGAATGACAACTCATCTCGCTTT GGTAAATTCATCAGAATCCATTTCGGCACAACTGGCAAACTGGCCAGTGCTGACATTGAGACAT ATCTGCTGGAGAAGTCAAGAGTGACATACCAGCTTTCTGCTGAGAGAGGCTACCACATCTTCTACCAGATGATGACAGACCACATACCGGGGATCATTG aAATGGCACTCATCTCAACCAACCCCTACGACTTCCCCTTGATCAGCATGGGTCAGATCACTGTGGCCAGCATTGATGACAAAGTTGAGGTGGAAGCCACTGAT AATGCTATTGATATCCTGGGCTTCACTGCTGAGGAGAAGATGGCCATCTACAAGATGACTGGTGCTGTGCTCCACCACGGTAACATGAagttcaagcaaaagcagcgtGAGGAGCAGGCTGAACCCGATGGCACAGAAG ATGCTGACAAGGTTGCTTACCTGTTGGGTCTGAACTCCGCTGACATGCTGAAGGGTCTGTGCTATCCCAGAGTGAAGGTCGGAAATGAGTTTGTCACCAAGGGACAGACTGTACCTCAG GCGAACAACTCAGTGACTGCCCTCGCCAAGTCCATCTATGAGAGGATGTTCTTGTGGATGGTCATCCGTATCAACCAGATGTTGGACACTAAGCAGCAGAGGAATTACTATATTGGTGTTCTGGATATTGCCGGCTTTGAAATCTTTGAT TTCAACACCTTGGAGCAACTgtgcatcaacttcaccaatgAGAAACTGCAACAGTTCTTCAACCACACCATGTTCGTCCTGGAGCAAGAGGAGTACAAGAAGGAGGGTATTATCTGGGAGTTCATTGACTTCGGTATGGACTTGGCCGCCTGCATTGAGCTGATTGAAAGG CCCATGGGCATCTTCTCCATCCTTGAAGAGGAGTGCATGTTCCCTAAGGCTGATGACACATCCTTCAAGAATAAGCTCTATGATCAGCATCTTggcaaaaacaaagcatttgagAAGCCAAAACCTGCAAAGGGCAAGGCTGATGCCCACTTCGCCCTGGTGCACTATGCTGGTACAGTGGACTACAATATCAGTGGCTGGCTGGACAAGAACAAGGACCCCCTGAATGAGTCTGTTCTGCAGCTGTACCAGAAGTCATCAGTGAAACTGCTGGCTCTCCTGTATCCACCTGTTGTTGAGG AGGCTACAAAGAAGGGAGGCAAGAAGAAGGGAGGCTCTATGCAGACTGTGTCTTCACAGTTTAGG GAAAACTTGGGCAAGCTGATGACTAACTTGAGGAGCACCCATCCTCACTTTGTGCGTTGTCTGATTCCCAATGAGACAAAGGTTCCAG GTTTGATGGAGAACTTCCTGGTCATCCACCAGCTGAGGTGTAACGGTGTGCTGGAGGGTATCAGAATCTGCAGGAAAGGTTTCCCCAGCAGAATCCAATATGGTGACTTCAAGCAGAG GTACAAGGTATTGAATGCCAGTGTCATTCCTGAGGGCCAGTTCATTGACAACAAGAAGGCTTCAGAAAAGCTGCTTGGATCGATTGATGTTAATCATGATGAGTACAGATTTGGACACACAAAG GTGTTCTTCAAGGCTGGTCTGCTGGGTACccttgaggagatgagagatgaaaagCTTGCAGCTCTGGTCACAATGACTCAGGCTCTCTGCCGTGCTTACCTCATGAGAAAGGAGTTTGTGAAGATGACGGCAACGAG GGAAGCCGTGTATACCGTCCAGTACAACGTGCGCTCATTCATGAATGTCAAACATTGGCCATGGATGAAGGTTTACTACAAGATCAAGCCTCTGCTGAAGACTGCTGAAACTGAGAAGGAGCTGtctctgatgaaggaaaactatGAAAAGATGACAACTGACTTGGCTACTGCCCTGGCCAAGAAGAAGGAACTAGAGGAGAAGATGGTGTCTCTTCTGCAAGAGAAGAACGATCTGCAGCTCCAAGTGGCATCC gaaggagataaTCTCTCAGATGCTGAGGAAAGATGTGAGGGACTTATCAAGAGCAAGATTCAGCTGGAGGccaaactcaaagaaacaactgagagacttgaggatgaagaggaaatgaATTCTGAGCTTACTGCTAAGAAGAGAAAGCTGGAAGATGAATGTTCTGAGCTCAAGAAGGATATTGACGATCTGGAGCTTACATTGGccaaggtggagaaggagaaacatgCCACTGAGAACAAG GTTAAGAACCTGACAGAGGAGATGGCCTCTCAAGATGAGAGCATTGCTAAGCTGAGCAAGGAGAAGAAAGCCCTTCAGGAGGCTCATCAACAGACTCTTGATGACCTGCAGGCTGAGGAAGACAAAGTCAACACTCTGACCAAGGCCAAGACAAAGCTTGAGCAGCAAGTCGATGAT CTTGAGGGATCTCTGGAACAAGAGAAGAAACTGCGTATGGACCTTGAGAGAGCCAAGAGGAAGCTTGAGGGAGATCTGAAACTGGCCCAGGAATCCATAATGGATCTTGAGAATGACAAGCAGCAGTCTGATGAGAAACTgaaaaa GAAAGACTTTGAAATCAGCCAACTCCTGAGCAAGATTGAGGATGAGCAGTCTATGGGATCTCAGCTTCAGAAGAAGATCAAGGAGCTTCAG GCCCGTACtgaggaactggaggaggagattgagGCTGAGCGTGCTGCTCGTGCCAAGGTTGAGAAGCAGAGGGCTGACCTCTCCAGGGAACTTGAGGAGATCAGTGAGAGGCtagaggaggctggaggtgccactgctgctcagattgAGATGAGCAAGAAGCGGGAAGCTGAGTTCCAGAAGCTCCGTCGTGACCTTGAGGAGTCCACTCTGCAGCATGAAGCCACTGCTTCCGCTCTTCGCAAGAAGCAGGCTGACAGCGTTGCTGAGCTGGGAGAGCAGATCGACAACCTCCAGCGTGTCAAGCAGAAgcttgaaaaggaaaagagtgaaTACAAAATGGAGATTGATGACCTGTCCAGCAACATGGAGGCTGTTGCCAAAGCAAAg GGAAATCTTGAAAAGATGTGCCGTACTCTTGAGGACCAATTTAGTGAACTTAAGACCAAGAATGATGAAACTGTTCGTCAAGCGAATGACTTGGGTGCACAGAAAGCCCGTCTCATGACAGAAAATG GTGAGTTTGGCCGTCAAATTGAAGAGAAAGAGGCTCTTGTCTCCCAGCTGACCAGAGGCAAACAGGCCTACACTCAACAGATCGAAGAGCTGAAGAGACAGATTGAAGAGGAGGTTAAG GCCAAGAATGCTCTTGCCCATGGACTGCAATCAGCCCGCCACGACTGTGACCTTCTGAGGGAACAgtttgaggaggagcaggaggctaAGGCTGAGTTGCAACGTGGAATGTCCAAGGCCAACAGTGAGGTGGCTCAGTGGAGAACTAAGTATGAAACTGATGCTATTCAGCGCACTGAGGAGCTTGAGGAGTCCAA GAAAAAGCTGGCTCAGCGTCTTcaggaggctgaggagcagaTTGAGGCTGTGAACTCCAAGTGTGCTTCTCTGGAGAAAACcaaacagaggctgcagagtgAGGTGGAGGACCTCATGATTGATGTGGAGAGGGCTAATGGGCTGGCTGCTAACCTggacaagaagcagaggaacttCGACAAG GTGTTGGCAGACTGGAAGCAGAAGTATGAGGAGGGTCAGTCAGAGCTTGAGGGAGCTCTGAAGGAAGCTCGTTCTCTTGGCACTGAGCTGTTCAAGATGAAGAACTCTTATGAGGAAGCTCTGGATCAGCTGGAGACCATGAAGCGTGAAAACAAGAACCTGCAAC AGGAGATCTCTGATCTGACTGAACAGATTGGTGAGACTGGCAAGAGCATCCATGAGCTGGAGAAGTCCAAGaagcaggtggagacagagaaatCTGAGATCCAGACAGCTcttgaggaggctgag GGAACTCTGGAACACGAAGAGTCTAAGATTCTGCGTGTTCAGCTGGAGCTCAACCAGATCAAGGGTGAGGTGGACAGGAAGCTGGCAGAAAAAGATGAGGAGATGGAGCAGATCAAGAGAAACAGCCAGAGGGTGACTGACTCTATGCAGAGCACTCTGGATTCTGAGGTCAGGAGCAGGAACGATGCCCTGAGaatcaagaagaagatggagggagacctGAATGAGATGGAGATTCAGCTGAGCCATGCCAATCGCCAGTCGGCTGAGTCccagaagcagctgaggaaTGTGCAGGCACAGCTGAAG GATGCTCAACTGCACCTTGATGATGCTGTTAGAGCCGCGGAGGACCTTAAGGAACAAGCTGCTATGGTTGATCGCAGAAACGGTCTGATGGTGGCTGAAATTGAGGAACTTAGAGTCGCTTtggaacagacagagagaggtcgCAAAGTCGCTGAACAGGAGCTGGTGGATGCCAGTGAGCGTGTTGGACTTCTGCACTCTCAG AACACAAGCCTTCTGAACACCAAGAAGAAGCTTGAGGCTGACCTGGTTCAGGTCCAGAGTGAAGTTGATGACACTGTTCAGGAAGCAAGGAATGCAGAGGATAAGGCTAAGAAAGCCATCACTGAT gcTGCCATGAtggctgaggagctgaagaaggaaCAGGATACTAGCTCTCAcctggagaggatgaagaagaacctGGAGGTTGCTGTTAAGGACCTGCAGCACCGCCTGGATGAGGCTGAGAACCTGGCCATGAAGGGTGGCAAGAAGCAGCTCCAGAAACTGGAGTCTCGG GTGCGCGAGCTTGAGTCAGAGATTGACGCTGAGCAGAGACGTGGAGCAGATGCTGTTAAGGGTGTCCGCAAGTAcgagaggagagtgaaggagcTCACCTACCAG ACTGAGGAGGACAAGAAAAACGTTTCCAGGCTGCAGGATCTGGTTGACAAGTTGCAGCTCAAGGTGAAGGCCTACAAGAGGCAGTCTGAGGAAGCG GAGGAGCAGGCCAATGTCCACCTGTCCAAGTGCAGGAAGGTCCAgcatgagctggaggaggctgaggagcgtGCTGACATTGCAGAGTCCCAGGTCAACAAACTGAGAGCCAAGACCCGTGACTCTGGAAAG GGAAAAGAAGTTGCTGAGTAA